Below is a genomic region from Silurus meridionalis isolate SWU-2019-XX chromosome 10, ASM1480568v1, whole genome shotgun sequence.
TGCCAATTATGCACTTACCCTTTAACCTACACATAACTGCAATTATGAGTAAGCTGGCCTACAAAAATATGTCTAAAGGATATAAAAGAAATACCAACAAACCTTGGAGTTGTTGATTAAGTGTAGAAGTTCCTAATGTCTTTAATTTGGTAAAAAGTGAAAACTTTTAAGGATTATGCATTACTAACATGAGATTTAAATGCAGCTGCTGTAGGATATCTGACACAAAACACGAGGTTTTTATATTTCTGATTTGAGGACAGAGATCAGGTTCATGACCAGCACAGAAGTGCTTGGGCATACATTTAATGAACTAAAGAGAATATTTAGAGAAATCCTGAATGTGAATTTTATTGCTAGTATGACTGTGTTTAAGTTCAAGACATAACGTATGCAATAGATACAGTATTTCATAGTGCATGCATTGAATATATAATAGACTTTAAAACTAccaaaagcacatttttatacTATTACAAATGACCAGTCCAGATGAGAACAAGCATTACAATAGGGAACCATTTTGCAGCTTGAGTCAGATATTTTACGTATTTGTTGAAGAAAACATGTTTGTGGTTTTTATTGGAGCTGATAGGATGGCAGGGTCCAGACAACAAATCTGTTGACTCTATCTGAACTTGCTTGAATCGTAAAGGCTGATTCAAGCTTTCCTTGACTGTGTGTAGGGTGTGGCTTACATGTGATAGTACTGCTATGTGAAAGGTTAAGTAAGGAGAAAGCTGCCTGTGAAACATTGCACCTTTTTTCGCGTCTTTAGCGGGTTTCTCTTCCTTGGCTAGGTGAGGTGGTAAAATGGAGTTCTGTCTGTGGGTGTTGATCGTAGCTACCAGTGCTGCACTGCTGATGTTGGGATGGAGTAGAAGTCACTGGTCATGGTCAGTggggtttgtgtttgtggaagTGATGCTGTGCTATTGGATATCAAATGAAAGTGTTGCAGTGACACTGCTGAGTGTCAGCTGGAGCTGCCTTGTGATCCACTTCACTTCAAGAAAAGAGGACATGTTGCCCATGCAGGGCAAAGCAGTACTCATTACAGGTAATGAGCTTTAATTCTTAAAATGCTTTTTGTAACAGTCTTAGTGAAACCCAGTTTCTTATTTCCTGGAATTATGTATTCATAATAAGTTAATtgtaaattagttttaaattgCCCTTTAAGTATGTTTTAAACTGCATGCACAATACAAGAGCAGATCATTCTTAAAGCTAACCTTTACTctggtgtgtagtgtaatgttttAGTGAAACTCTGTAAAAACAATTCTAGCATTGTTTACATTGCGGCTAATTTGCTTGATTTTGAAGGTGGAATGGCTTCATACGGATGTAGTTTCCATCAGTATGAGAACAAATTTAGGACAATGTGGTGTGGCGAACAGGAGAGCAtagcgctgtgtgtgtgtgtgtgtgtgtgtacaggttgTGACTCCGGTTTTGGCCATAATCTTGCTAAAATCCTGGACAAAGCTGGGATGAAAGTGTACGCTGGAGTGCTGGAGGAATTCGGACCTGGAGCCCAGGAGCTCAGGGAAGTTTCATCTGAACATCTTACAATCCTACAGATGGATATCACTAACATCAACCAAATCTCTGAAGCTCATACCCTTATCAAGAGTCAAATAGGAGACACAGGTAacataaatgcaaaacaaaatatcaACTAATTACAGTATATTCTTGACTTAAAAggctttttttaatgacttaaAAGTCAATTATTTATACAGATAATTGTTcgtattttataaaatgaaagacAATTCTTGCGACTTTTTTCCAGGTAAAACTACAGGCGATTTTACATTGTCGTTAGCCGATAAACTTATGTGACACTGGTAAAGCCTGTTTTGTCACTTGGCATATGCAACTATGCAACAGGCGTTAAATAAATTTGATACTCTAATTATAACAGCTGTGCATTGCATTAGGTTTGAAATGCAGGTGCTTTAGAGTATCTACAACAATGCACTGATTTAAGAATAATTCTTTCTGTTCAGGTCTTTGGGGACTAGTGAACAATGCAGGAGTGCTTGGATATACATGTGATGGAGAACTTCTTCCTATAAGAATAACAAGAAAAATCCTAAATGTGAATTTTATTGCTGGTGTAGAGGTGACCAATGTTTTCCTGCCTTTGATACGACAAGCACAAGGAAGAATTGTGTGCATATCCAGTATGTCAGGTATTTTACACTTTCCACTCTGTAGATCACTATATTATGACTATTTCAGCCAGGTTTGTAGTATCATTACCAATACAGGCTTTGTGTGCTTTTATCTTAATGATAAAATCTTATGTAGTGATAACACACTAACTCAGTTGTGGATACTGGCATGATGTTTTCTTTCATGCCAGCACAtgtttttagattaaaaaagagaatgtacaagttttaaaattaaaacagcacaagttttaagataaaaaaaaaaaagaatgtacaaGTTAAGATTAAAACAGCACaagttttaagaaaaaaaaaaaagaaaaaaaaggaatgtacaagttttaagatttaaaaatgaaacattgaAAAAAGTCAAAACACAGCCCAGGAATTTTGTTTGGCGATTTGAGTTTATCTCGGGGTTTGgttgatttataaaaaataaataaataaatacaaaataaaaaagcatttcattacaaatattcttttttttttcttattgcacCGATTAAATAAAACTCAATACAGCGCATAgatttaaaagtttaaatgtcAAATACATTCTCTTCACTAGTCTAAACATCTCATCATTTATGCATTCATGTAAATCTTAATTTCAATGGATTTTTCTAGGAGAAGTTCCATTCCCTGGTTTTGCAGCATATGGAGCATCTAAGGCAGCTGTGATTTCTTACTATGGAGCTCTGAGGCAGGAACTGTCATGCTGGGGTGTAAAAGTGGCCATTATTCAGCCCGGGAGCTTCAAGACAAGTAAGTACTGAACCAGATATTGatacacattttgtatcagATCGACACTTTACCCCACTATATTTAATGTCCATGAATTTTTACACcagttttattcttttcatcatATATTTAATCAGACATTCTTGGCAATCAAGAGGAATGGTGTAAAATCCAGAAGGAGATCCTCAGCACCCACCCCTTAGAAATAATAGATGCGTATGGAGAAGAGTACATCTGTTCTATGCAGGAACGTTTAAATAATATGACTTCTCAAACCAGTGCTAATTTGGAACCAGTTTTGGATGATCTACAACATGCATTAGTCTCAGAAAAGCCAAAGGCCTTTTACTACCCGGGACCCACCGCCTGGGCCATTCCATGCCTACAAAGGATCTGTTCAACATGGCTGTTTGATGCCATTTTTGCACAAATGTTTACTTACAACAATTTCTGCCCAGCAGGTGTGGCCTCCAAAAAATGAAACACTCCCCAAATATGTATGCTCCATATATGCGTATGCCAACATCTGTCTCCACACTGTCAAAATATGATTGTAATCTACTTGGGGCTAGATAAATCTGATagctaaaatattaattttatacataattttcAGTTTTGTCCAATTACCGTTCTAAAATTTATACTAAAGAGCAATATTTGCTACTTGTGGAAGTATGGTTAACCTGAAAATAGAAGGCAGCTACAGAATAACACTCAATATTCCCCAttttctcaggttttttttttttttatgtctgcataaaataaatgtgaatagaaCTTCAGAGTTCTTGACTTTACCTGTAAAAAAATTCCATATAAGAAATTctgctgattatttattttttacactttagaATCTATGTTCAGTTTTTGTGCTCCATTCAAAGGGTCAATAACTAAATcatgaaaaaagggaaaaaacaatCAGCATGTGTTAACGCTTAAAGACAAGACTACTACACTGTACCATGagtttaatgcatttttttttttttgtggaataaatacttttttttatgtctggaAATATAATCTCTAAAATTCCACATATATTTTGGATCTTACACACAAACCCTAAATGATATCTTGTAATgggtggttaaaaaaataaaaaataaatacatccaACACACGTTACAATGATCATAAACTTGTTCATTATAAAGAAGGATGTACAACATCCATTTTTACTGCCATTTTACAGCAAACATATTTCCCCACTGGATGGTTGTAAAGGCATTAAAACAGAGTTCaaaatgtgtgtacatatatataaaaaaatgttcatacATATTTTACAAAGCCTATAGAAATTCCTCAGTCCTGTGGTTTTAGGAATGCCTTCTTGGGATGCGTCTCTACAGCATTACGgttgacatcatcatcatcattcttcaGACATGTACGTTCCCGTTTTTTGCCAAATCTTCTTTTCATGCTTTCAACCAAGCTTCCATACCTATAAGGAAAAATAGCTTTAACTGACAATATGCATAAACCAAGTTTGATGGACCTGCTCAAAACCAATCGTA
It encodes:
- the hsd17b2 gene encoding estradiol 17-beta-dehydrogenase 2, producing the protein MEFCLWVLIVATSAALLMLGWSRSHWSWSVGFVFVEVMLCYWISNESVAVTLLSVSWSCLVIHFTSRKEDMLPMQGKAVLITGCDSGFGHNLAKILDKAGMKVYAGVLEEFGPGAQELREVSSEHLTILQMDITNINQISEAHTLIKSQIGDTGLWGLVNNAGVLGYTCDGELLPIRITRKILNVNFIAGVEVTNVFLPLIRQAQGRIVCISSMSGEVPFPGFAAYGASKAAVISYYGALRQELSCWGVKVAIIQPGSFKTNILGNQEEWCKIQKEILSTHPLEIIDAYGEEYICSMQERLNNMTSQTSANLEPVLDDLQHALVSEKPKAFYYPGPTAWAIPCLQRICSTWLFDAIFAQMFTYNNFCPAGVASKK